AACTTGATTTCATTTTATTCACCAACCTTGTATTTTTATATTTATTCTACAAACTCACATTCGAGGTAATGATATACTGCTTTTGAAATGGCATCCTTCGTGGAAGATTCGCCCGTTTTTATTTTCAATGCAATGATATCCTTTTCAGGTAAGACCGATTGAACATGCACTATTTTCGTTTTAACCACCTTCTTTTAATTTTCTGATTATCACCTGACAATACTAAACACCTCATCATTATGATTATTATTAGTATTATCATAATGATGATATGTTATGCTAGTATAAATAGGTTATTGAGAATTTAATAGAAAATAAATTGGAAAAAAAGAATAGTTTTTGTGTACGTTGGAACGGTATTCATGAACTTTTACCACATTCCAAATATATAGTAATCACTCGACTGCCTCTTATTCTAACCCTGCAACTTGCGCGAGGGATAAGATCGGTGCCGCATCCTTTTCACACCTCGCGCTCAAGATGGGATGGCAGCCAGACCCTGTGGCGCATACCTATCCTGCGAGCTAAAAAAACATACCGTTTACTTAAACCAGGGTTATTATCAAAGGATTCCACTGCTAGGTCGAACAGCTATACCATCCTCTACGCTGCTATATCCTGCATCCATAACTTCCTGTCCTTGCGCCGCATCTGACACTCAATTATGCACACACCAGATAAAAACTTAGATGATATGCCTGCCTGACTGGAATTGATGGAATTCTCAGCAATCTGGCCGGCCACCAGCATGTGCCTGTCAGATTCTAACCTCACGATTATGGCAACGTCTATCATACTCACCACATAGGATTTAATCGAATCCCTTTAAGATCGTGTGGGTAAATTTTCATTATTTAAGCTGCTGGATAAAAGAGCCCAGGCCATCCATGTAACCAGATGGGCATGAAAGCTGGAGCAAGTTGTACTTAATGTAAAAAAAAGATAGGAGGGGTGATGGAAGATTTTAATTAGTCTTCGATCTCGATCTCCATTATGGAAGTTTCATCCATATGTCTGGTGAACATTGATAGCCAAAGACCCTGTTTGCTATACAATAATTCACCCTCATTCGGATATGCTGATTCGGTTATTTGCAGAGAATAGAGATCCTCGTCTGATTTAACAGAGTCAATAAAGCAGAGATTTACATCACCATTTTGCCCTATATTTAATGAAATCTTCATTATGTTCTCGATTTCATTATTTCCCCCAATCTCCATTGGAGCTGCTGCCATATATCTTAAACTTGATTTCATTTTATTCACCAACCTTGTATTTTTATATTTATTCTACAAACTCACATTCGAGGTAATGATACACTGCTTTTGAAATGGCATCCTTCGTGGAAGATTCGCCCGTTTTTATTTTCAATGCAATAATATCCTTTTCAGGCAAGACTGATTGAACATGCATTAGTCTCGTTTTGACCACCTTCTTTTAATTTTCTGATTATCACCTGATAATACTAAATATCTCATCATTATGATTATTATTAGTATTATCATAATGATGATATGTTGTGGTGATATAAATAGGTTATTGAGAATTTAATGTAAAACAAATTAGAAAAAAAGAATAAACTTTGTGCAAGTTAGAACGGTCTTCGTGAACTTGTACCACATTCCAAACATGTAGTAATCACTCGACTGCCTCTTATTCTAACCCTACAACTTGCGCCAGGGACAAGATATGTGCCGCATCCTTTACACACCTTGCGCTTAAGATGGGATTGCAGCCTGACCCTGTGGCGCATACCTATCCTGCGAGCTAAAAAAACATACCGTTTGCTTAAACCAGGGTCATTATCAAAAGATTCCTCTGCCAGGTCGAACAGCCTTACCATTCGCTGCGCTGCCATATCCCTTATCCATAACTTCCTGTCCTTACGCCGCATCTGACACTCAATTATGCACAAACCTGATAAAAACTTGGGTGAAATGCCTGCCTAACTGGAATTGATAGAATTCTCAGCAACCCGGCCGTCCACCAGCCTGATGATCCGGTCGGTCTTGGCAGCCATCCGCTCGTCGTGGGTCACAAGTATAAAGGTCTGGTTGTGCTCGCGGTTTAATTTGCGCAGCAGTTCATAGATATTCTCACTGGCCTTTGAGTCAAGGTTGCCTGTGGGCTCGTCCCCGATAACGATACTGGGTTTATTTACCAGCGCCCGTGCAATGGCGACCCGCTGGTTCTGGCCCCCTGACAACTGGTTAGGCCGGTGGTCCATCCTGTCACCCAACCCGACTTCATCAAGTACCTTACGGGCAACCTCACGTGCCTGTGACGATTTTACACCGCTTATCAGCAGCGGCATCATCACATTCTCAAGAGCATTGAAATCGGGCAAAAGGTGATGGTACTGGAAAATGAAGCCCAGTTCCTTGTTCCTTGTCCGGGAGCGCTGTTTATCAGACATTTCCGTGACATCAATTCCGTTTAGCAGGATTGTACCGCTGGTGGGAGTGTCAAGAATACCTATCTGGTTCAGAAGTGTACTCTTGCCTGAACCGGAAGGCCCGATAATAGCCAAAAACTCACCCCGTTCAATATCCAGGTCCACTCCGTCCAGGGCCTTTATTTCCACTCCGTCGCCGAAT
The sequence above is a segment of the ANME-2 cluster archaeon genome. Coding sequences within it:
- a CDS encoding DUF5371 domain-containing protein; protein product: MVKTKIVHVQSVLPEKDIIALKIKTGESSTKDAISKAVYHYLECEFVE
- a CDS encoding DUF5371 domain-containing protein; protein product: MHVQSVLPEKDIIALKIKTGESSTKDAISKAVYHYLECEFVE
- a CDS encoding ribonuclease P, which translates into the protein MRRKDRKLWIRDMAAQRMVRLFDLAEESFDNDPGLSKRYVFLARRIGMRHRVRLQSHLKRKVCKGCGTYLVPGASCRVRIRGSRVITTCLECGTSSRRPF
- a CDS encoding ABC transporter ATP-binding protein codes for the protein MSDKYIIQIKNLTKIFGDGVEIKALDGVDLDIERGEFLAIIGPSGSGKSTLLNQIGILDTPTSGTILLNGIDVTEMSDKQRSRTRNKELGFIFQYHHLLPDFNALENVMMPLLISGVKSSQAREVARKVLDEVGLGDRMDHRPNQLSGGQNQRVAIARALVNKPSIVIGDEPTGNLDSKASENIYELLRKLNREHNQTFILVTHDERMAAKTDRIIRLVDGRVAENSINSS